The proteins below come from a single Molothrus aeneus isolate 106 chromosome 21, BPBGC_Maene_1.0, whole genome shotgun sequence genomic window:
- the SDHB gene encoding succinate dehydrogenase [ubiquinone] iron-sulfur subunit, mitochondrial, which translates to MAAAAVGVSLRRGVPARLLRAGPRTVLRQAQTAAAAPRLKKFAIYRWDPDKAGDKPRMQTYEVDLNKCGPMVLDALIKIKNEMDSTLTFRRSCREGICGSCAMNIAGGNTLACIKKIDSDLSKVTKIYPLPHMYVVKDLVPDLSNFYAQYKSIEPYLKKKDESKEGKQQYLQSIEDRQKLDGLYECILCACCSTSCPSYWWNGDKYLGPAVLMQAYRWMIDSRDEFTEERLAQLQDPFSLYRCHTIMNCTRTCPKGLNPGKAIAEIKKMMATYKQKAATA; encoded by the exons atggcggcggccgCGGTCGGAGTCTCCTTGAGGCGCGGAGTCCCCGCACGGCTCctgcgggccgggccgcggacg GTGCTCCGGCAGGCGCagacggcggcggcggctccgcggctGAAGAAATTCGCCATCTACAGATGGGACCCCGACAAGGCCGGGGACAAACCCCGCATGCAGACCTACGAGGTGGACCTGAACAA GTGTGGGCCCATGGTGCTCGATGCCCTGATCAAGATCAAGAACGAGATGGACTCCACGCTGACCTTCCGCAGGTCCTGCAGGGAGG GGATCTGCGGCTCCTGTGCCATGAACATCGCTGGGGGCAACACCCTGGCCTGCATCAAAAAAATCGACAGTGACCTCAGCAAAGTCACCAAAATCTACCCCCTGCCCCACATGTACGTGGTGAAGGACCTGGTCCCG GACCTGAGTAACTTCTATGCCCAGTACAAATCCATCGAGCCCTACctgaagaagaaggacgagTCCAAGGAGGGCAAGCAGCAGTACCTGCAGTCCATAGAGGACCGCCAGAAACTG GACGGGCTCTACGAGTGCATCCTGtgtgcctgctgcagcaccagctgtcCCAGCTACTGGTGGAACGGGGACAAGTACCTGGGCCCTGCCGTGCTCATGCAG gcttaCCGCTGGATGATCGATTCCCGGGATGAGTTCACGGAGGAGCGCCTGGCGCAGCTGCAGGACCCGTTCTCGCTGTACCGCTGCCACACCATCATGAACTGCACCCGCACCTGCCCCAAG GGGCTGAACCCTGGCAAAGCCATCGCTGAGATCAAGAAGATGATGGCGACCTACAAGCAGAAGGCAGCGACTGCCTGA
- the LOC136565368 gene encoding protein-arginine deiminase type-2-like: MAGEMPGEPRTLRLQHGNRIEALCVLGGHVRADVFGAAPAGAVAFGVKHTEGVSVDVLFRGRAEPEAVSSTGARWPLEEGTVLRFSMSRASSEVNDNKVTVSFYAEGGKPINQAGVFLTGVGISLDVDADRDGVVERNSPNKASWAWGPEGHGAILLVSCDKEFPFIPPSDCDSEQVFNKEDLLDMAQMVLRTEGPQRLPRGYEIVLSISVSDADKVGVFHVQNPFFGQRYVQVLGRRKLFHAVPYPGGAAELHFFVEGLRFPDETFSGLVSIHLSLLEPLTEGIPHSPIFTDTVVFRVAPWIMTPNTLAPVNLLVFSMKDNYLFTKEIQSLVAKAGCKLKVCFGYINRGDRWMQDEIELGYTQAPHKSFPVVLDSPRERGMEQLPIKELLGPSFGYVHKEPLFETVASLDSFGNVEVSPPVSVAGKEYPLGRILIGSSFPASAGRRKTRLVRDFLYAQCVQAPVELYSDWLAVGNVNEFVNFVPTSDKKRFRMLLASPAACYRLFREKQKEGQGEATMFKGYLGTDTKRMTINKVLSNDVLAQQNQYVQRCIDWNRDILKKELGLLEEDIIDLPALFKLDKQGKAVPYFPNTVTMIVLGRDLGIPKPFGPVAGGECCLERRIRALLEPLGLCCRFLEDVSSYHGSLGEVHCGTNVQRRPFAFQWWHFAP; encoded by the exons ATGGCCGGGGAGATGCCGGGGGAGCCCCGCACGCTGCGGCTGCAGCACGGGAACCGCATCGAGGCCCTGTGCGTGCTGGGCGGCCACGTCCGCGCCGACGTCTTCGG GGCGGCCCCCGCCGGGGCCGTGGCCTTTGGCGTGAAGCACACGGAAGGGGTCAGCGTGGACGTGCTGTTCCGCGGCCGCGCCGAGCCCGAGGCCGTGTCCAGCACCGGCGCGCGGTGGCCGCTGGAGGAGGGGACGGTGCTGAGGTTCAGCATGAGCCGGGCCAGCTCCGAGGTCAACGACAACAAG GTCACCGTCAGCTTTTACGCAGAGGGAGGGAAGCCCATCAACCAAGCCGGGGTGTTCCTCACCGGCGTCG GGATCTCCCTGGATGTGGACGCGGATCGGGATGGAGTGGTGGAAAGGAACAGCCCCAACAAG GCAAGCTGGGCCTGGGGACCAGAGGGACACGGGGCCATCCTGCTGGTCAGCTGTGACAAGGAGTTCCCCTTCATCCCACCCTCCGACTGCGACAGCGAGCAGGTGTTCAACAAGGAAG ATTTGCTGGACATGGCTCAGATGGTGCTGAGGACAGAGGGGCCCCAGCGCCTCCCCCGGGGCTATGAAATTGTCCTCTCCATTTCTGTCAGTGACGCCGACAAAGTTGGGGTCTTCCATGTGCAGA ATCCCTTCTTCGGGCAGCGCTACGTGCAGGTGCTGGGCCGCAGGAAGCTGTTCCACGCCGTGCCCTACCCCGGCGGGGCCGCCGAGCTCCACTTCTTCGTGGAGGGGCTGCGCTTCCCTGACGAGACCTTCTCGGGGCTGGTGTCCATCCACCTCAGCCTCCTGGAGCCACTGACCGAG GGCATCCCTCACTCGCCGATCTTCACGGACACCGTGGTGTTCCGGGTGGCACCATGGATCATGACCCCCAACACCCTGGCCCCAGTGAACCTCTTGGTGTTCAG CATGAAGGACAACTACCTGTTCACCAAGGAGATCCAGAGCCTGGTGGCCAAGGCCGGCTGCAAGCTGAAGGTTTGCTTCGGCTACATCAACCGCGGGGACCGCTGGATGCAG GATGAGATCGAGCTCGGCTACACCCAGGCTCCCCACAAGAGCTTCCCAGTGGTGCTGGACTCCCCTCGggagagagggatggagcaACTCCCCAtcaaggagctgctg gGCCCCAGTTTCGGCTATGTGCACAAGGAGCCCCTCTTCGAGACCGTGGCCAGCCTGGACTCCTTTGGGAACGTGGAGGTCAGCCCGCCCGTGTCCGTGGCTGGCAAGGAGTATCCCTTGGGAAGGATCCTCATCGGCAGCAGCTTCCCCGC ATCCGCGGGCCGCAGGAAGACCAGGCTGGTGCGGGATTTCCTCTACGCCCAGTGCGTCCAGGCCCCCGTGGAGCTCTACTCTGACTGGCTGGCTGTGGGCAATGTCAACGAGTTTGTCAACTTTGTCCCCACCTCTGACAAAAAG CGATTCCGGATGCTGCTGGCCAGCCCGGCCGCCTGCTACCGGCTCTTCCGCGAGAAGCagaaggagggacagggagaagcCACCATGTTCAAAG GGTACTTGGGGACAGACACCAAGCGCATGACCATAAACAAGGTGCTGTCCAATGATGTCCTGGCGCAGCAGAACCAGTACGTGCAG CGCTGCATCGACTGGAACAGGGATATCCTCAAGAAGGAGCTGGGCTTGCTGGAGGAGGACATCATCGACCTGCCGGCCCTCTTCAAGCTGGACAAGCAGGGAAAAGCTGTTCCCTACTTCCCCAACACG gtCACCATGATCGTGCTGGGCAGGGACCTGGGCATCCCCAAGCCATTTGGGCCGGTGGCAGGCGGCGAGTGCTGCCTGGAGCGGCGGATCCGAGCGCTGCTGGAGccgctggggctgtgctgccgcTTCCTGGAGGACGTGTCCTCGTACCACGGCAGCCTGGGCGAGGTGCACTGCGGCACCAACGTCCAGCGCCGGCCCTTCGCCTTCCAGTGGTGGCACTTCGCGCCGTAG